The following are from one region of the Rhodopirellula sp. P2 genome:
- a CDS encoding DUF1583 domain-containing protein has product MHSRRSKVPWQRIAVAFVGMVALFGVSQSAPNVAAQDGLARLADLIDTTSVAKAKPSYAALVLPALQDRDPKAAWKTLDEAANSLSISDMLYSDLPAAAAALNRSLVQLSSDQQYELLEKWTLPTEQRKRVRILSTPVPTDAPPKVFARSIGERPRDNTFAVASVGPVPGFFCSGWALLQAANELGRLPRLRIVLEELHEQNVSGAEEMLVLSQLLGSRGNLEMASEFFEAQANPQADATPLASRDMTVAAIAAAAMQHEATQAAGEACLASLVDRAVDERSIGMRPFLRIAHALAVQSHRGESPAESLFQNQMQHWVPVTVQTAKDIQRGQRNGMWLTHERHVLHVAGGAADVLFCRFPLVGSFDFVCETQSGGSIGTDGGLVYGGLHFQATGRNTTLSVWDADTQHRINQPSPFARTASHPVFNRVSIRSTEKTSQFESNLHPIWFDDEAARTSPWLGLRSSGTKRPVFRNLLLTGKPVIPRQVNLIAGEELRGWQSSFYDEAQLPFRKKAAAATVGSAPADLEPTAGELDWQVQSGVLLGDAKQDPAAAEHPGLLQYQRPLGDGESIAYQFFFDGDASIVHPAVGRMAFLLEPSGMRVRWLTTGSNDWTTLPMDNAALEPLSRRGPRSLPLKPNEDNDVRLELFGGKVLVHLNDELVYQRDLEPGAGTQFGLYRSSRGAPAKIQSVVMKGDWPETIPEEFLANPLATVDR; this is encoded by the coding sequence GTGCACTCACGTCGGAGCAAGGTCCCGTGGCAGAGGATTGCGGTTGCTTTCGTTGGCATGGTCGCTTTGTTTGGCGTGTCTCAAAGCGCGCCAAACGTTGCTGCACAGGACGGGCTGGCACGATTGGCGGATTTGATTGACACGACCTCGGTTGCGAAAGCCAAACCGTCTTATGCGGCGCTCGTGTTGCCTGCCTTGCAAGATCGTGATCCCAAGGCCGCGTGGAAGACGCTCGATGAGGCCGCAAACTCGTTGTCAATCTCCGACATGCTCTACAGCGACCTGCCTGCGGCCGCGGCTGCACTGAATCGCTCTTTGGTGCAATTGAGCAGTGATCAACAGTATGAGTTGCTGGAGAAGTGGACGCTGCCGACCGAGCAACGCAAACGCGTTCGAATTTTGTCCACTCCTGTGCCGACGGACGCCCCCCCCAAAGTCTTTGCTCGCTCGATCGGAGAACGCCCTCGTGACAACACCTTTGCGGTCGCATCGGTGGGCCCCGTTCCTGGTTTTTTTTGCAGCGGGTGGGCGCTGTTGCAGGCCGCGAATGAACTGGGACGCTTGCCACGATTGCGAATCGTTTTGGAGGAGCTTCACGAGCAGAACGTTTCCGGTGCCGAAGAAATGTTGGTGCTGTCACAGTTGCTCGGTTCGCGTGGCAATTTGGAGATGGCCAGCGAATTCTTCGAAGCTCAAGCGAATCCGCAAGCGGATGCCACACCGCTTGCATCTCGCGACATGACGGTTGCTGCGATCGCTGCCGCGGCGATGCAGCACGAAGCCACTCAGGCGGCCGGAGAAGCCTGCTTGGCATCCTTGGTGGATCGTGCCGTGGACGAGCGATCAATCGGAATGCGTCCCTTCCTGCGAATCGCACATGCCCTTGCCGTCCAGAGTCATCGTGGTGAATCGCCGGCGGAGTCGTTGTTTCAGAATCAAATGCAGCACTGGGTTCCTGTGACTGTTCAAACCGCGAAGGACATTCAGCGTGGCCAGAGGAATGGGATGTGGCTCACTCACGAACGACATGTGTTGCACGTGGCGGGAGGAGCCGCTGACGTTTTGTTCTGCCGTTTCCCGTTGGTCGGTTCATTTGATTTCGTTTGCGAAACGCAATCGGGTGGATCGATCGGCACCGATGGTGGGCTCGTTTATGGCGGGCTTCACTTCCAAGCGACAGGCCGCAACACGACGCTTTCCGTTTGGGACGCCGATACACAGCATCGCATCAACCAGCCGTCGCCGTTCGCACGGACCGCGTCGCACCCCGTCTTCAACCGAGTCTCAATCCGCTCGACGGAGAAAACAAGTCAGTTCGAATCGAACCTCCATCCGATTTGGTTCGATGACGAGGCGGCACGCACCAGCCCTTGGTTGGGGCTGCGTAGTTCCGGCACCAAGCGACCCGTGTTCCGCAACCTGCTGCTAACGGGCAAGCCTGTCATTCCCAGGCAAGTCAACTTGATTGCTGGAGAGGAGCTGCGGGGCTGGCAATCCAGTTTCTATGACGAGGCCCAACTCCCGTTTCGGAAGAAGGCAGCCGCAGCGACGGTTGGATCGGCGCCGGCGGATTTGGAACCAACCGCGGGCGAGTTGGATTGGCAGGTCCAGTCGGGTGTGTTGCTTGGTGACGCGAAACAGGATCCAGCTGCCGCGGAGCATCCGGGGCTGTTGCAGTACCAGCGCCCGCTTGGGGATGGGGAATCAATTGCTTACCAATTCTTTTTTGACGGAGACGCTTCCATTGTGCATCCAGCGGTTGGTCGGATGGCATTCTTGCTGGAACCAAGCGGCATGCGAGTCCGCTGGCTGACGACGGGCAGCAATGACTGGACGACCTTGCCGATGGACAACGCAGCCCTGGAGCCACTCAGCCGCCGAGGCCCGCGTTCCCTCCCCCTCAAGCCGAATGAGGACAACGATGTCCGCCTCGAGCTTTTTGGCGGCAAGGTGTTGGTCCATCTCAATGACGAGTTGGTTTACCAACGCGATCTCGAACCCGGAGCCGGCACTCAATTCGGGCTGTATCGATCCAGTCGCGGCGCACCGGCAAAGATTCAGAGCGTCGTGATGAAGGGTGATTGGCCCGAGACCATTCCCGAAGAATTTCTCGCCAACCCGCTCGCAACCGTCGATCGCTGA